The DNA sequence GATCAATCGGAATAATGGGAAAAAATGACTCAAGCTTACACATAATTACGTTAATATATTTATAGACTATAAACCTCTTAACAGTTTTCGGGCCGTTTCAAATACAAAGGTTAGATAGTAATTACGCGATACCGGCAAGTCGTGAGCATGGAGCCAATCAATTCTTTCACCACCAAACCCTGTTTTAAAAGTTGTCACTCCGGCAAAACGATGTTTTTTCCTGCCCAATGGTGCTATGCCCCAAAAATTATACCCTTTTAAATTTCGTTTTTTGACTTCTTGTATGACGTTCCATTGAAGAAAGTACGATGAAGGAATTTGCTGGAATTTTGTCGTCGACCCGCTATGATGATAATAACCGTAATTACCGTAATAAATAATAATCGCAGCAACAAGTGGAACTTTTTTCTTCCAAACTATGTAGAGTCTCGCCTGATTATCTTTACCAAAAGTAGCCAACTGTGCTTTAAACAATCTATCCGAAAAGCCCACAAATCCATGTCTCTCAACTGTTTCCTTTTGTAGATTGGATAGAATTTGCGTACTTTTTTCATCTAGAGTATCAGTAATTGTAAGTCCAAACCCAGTGCTCTTTTTCACAATATAGCGGGTGTTTTTTCTCATACCGGCAAGGATATCTTCGCTTGTTTTAGTGGTATCTAAAATCCATGTATTCTCGGCATGTAAATGCATGGGTGCAAATATAAAACCAAGGGATGTAAACAATTTACGGTTAACCGGGGAATCTTCTAATTCTGGCCTCACTCTTACAAACCATACTTTTTCGTCCCTAGCCAGTTTTTTAATGTGACCAAGAAACGATGCTACTAGTTGTTTATTATGCCAATCAATTAACGGGCCTCCGGGAATCAAAAAATGCGGACCCCTTCTGGCTTTTTGTTTGATCACAAGGCAAGTACCGACAAGCTTACTCTTATTATAATATCCAAATCTAAATATCTTATCTCCCATAACGCGGTGCGACTCACCCCAATTCCATGATTGTAAAAATGATTTTGGGTTTTGACATAAGACAAATTCTTCCCAGATTTCTTTGCTTTGAATTTCTTTAACTTCGTAGTGCATGTTTTATAAGTGAAATAACTTGGTGAACTTGCTTTTCGTCTAAATTGGGATAAGTTGGTAAATTTACGACTCTTTTTGATAAATACTCGGCGTGCGGGCAATCACCCAAACGATAACCGACATTTTCCAAATCGCATTTCGGATCGATTATATTTGTATACCAATTGCCAAGCAGTATTTTTTTTTCTTTGGCGATCTCCAATATTCGTTTCGGGTCATCAACCAATATCGGAAATCTTAACCAAATCGCCTCGGTATTTTTGGGAGGAAGTGTGACTTTTTTCATTTTCAGGTTGTCAAAATACATATTAGCAATTGTCATTCGATGTGCGTTAAAATTGTCCAATTTAGCAAATTGCCGACTGGCCAGGGTAGCCAAAGGTGTAGACATTTTTCGTGGAAATAGATCAATTTGTTGTGTATGTAATTCCTGCCTATACACGGGTTTTGATAATATCTTAGCTTTCTGAAAAACAAACAATAATATTTTTCCAACACTCACCTTACCGACACCAAAATGATATAACGGCAATATTACTAGATTAAATAGAATCGGATGAAGTAATTGCTGGACAGCAAAAAATATTGTTGACTTTTTTAGAGTATCAATGTTGTGTGATATGGCGCTTCCTAATTTGACATTTTTGGTCAGAATCATTCCCCCAAAAACACTTGAGACTATTTTATCACGCCCGAAACTAAAAAAGGCTGCGTCGGAATATGTACCTAAAGGCTGGTGTTTAAATTTTGCACCCAAAGAATGCGCACAGTCCTCAATCAGGAAAATGTTATGCTTTTGGGCAATATTTTTAATAATATCAATTCTTGCTGGTATCCCGAAAGTATGTTGAACAATAATTGCTTTGGTTTTTTTGGTAATCTTTTTATCCAAATCGACAGGATCCAGGTTAAAAGTATCATCAATGTCAACAAATACAGGTTTAGCCTTTAGCCATTTAATCGAATTGGGGACTGCAATACACGTAAACGCTTGCACGAGAACTTCGTCTCCCTTCTTTATTCCCAGTGATTTGAGAATTACGTATTCTGCACTTCTTCCGCTATTTACAGCATATGCCCGATAATCTTTTCCGAATCTTTTTTCAAATTGCGATTCTAAATTCTTTATATTTTTTTCCAGCCAATTAAAAGGATTAAATAATGTTTTTAGGGCAATTGCCAAGTCGTCTTTTTGTGTATTTGGGGATAGCGAAATAAATATTGGTTTCATGTATAAAGGGATTGAATGTGTTTAGTTACTTTAGCCGGTAATCTGCCTTCAAATAAAAATACGCTATCTTTTTGGTTCAATCTGTCAATTATACCAATAATCTCATCGGGGTTTGTCGTTATGAGTAATTTTTCCGGTTTTTCTTCAAAACTGTTTTTAAAGTCATTTATATAATCGGCATTGGTTAGCACCAATATATCGGCACTTTTTTCGATTAACAGCCCTAAATTTCTATGCACCGTATGCGAGGCATTTGCCAGCTCAATTATTCCGGGTGTGACAACAATCTTAACACCCGTGTACTTCGACAGCGATTTAACCGCAGCCTCAAACCCCTTTGGTGTCGAATTGTAGGTATCATCTATAGCAACCGCATGCGACTTGAATATGTTTTTAGTCATTGTACCCGTTTGCGTAATCATGGTTAAACACGCCTTCTCGATAGCTTTCCATGAAACACCCAGTAACCTTGCGATTAGAATTGCACCTGTAAGATTTTCGATAAAATGTTCATCGGTAATATTGGTATGTAGTTTTCTAATAACACCTGCTAGGCTAATTTCAAAAGATATCCCGTCTCTTTTATTTTTTGTAATTTTTGCAACGGCACACTTTTTAGTCGATTTTCCCGATCCCACTTTGTATCGATACACATCAAGTTTCTTGTGTTTTTCGGCTCTTTGAGCAAGTTCCTCGCAGATTGTATTTGATGTATTAAATACCGCCATACCCTTGTCGGGTAATGCATCAATAAGCTCGTATTTGGCAGTTTTTATATTTTCTAAACTTCCAAAAAGCTCAAGATGCTGCTCCTCGATACCGGTTATAACCCCAATTGAAGGATGTGTGAAATCAGCAATCGCGGCGATTTCACCGATTTTGTAAGCACCCATTTCCGCGATAAATACTTGTGTTTGTTCACTAAAATCACTAAGTATCTTTCTGGCAACACCGAATTCGTTATTCTGGTTTTTATATGTTTTTTCAACTACAAAGGAATCTTCAAGAAGATGACAAAGGAATTCTTTTGTTGTTGTTTTTCCATAGCTACCGGTTATTCCGATCACTTTGGGCTTAATCTTGGCAAGCTTTGTTCTCGCCTTGTGCACATCTTCTTTTTTAGCTTTTTCTACCAACGGTTTTGTAACGATAACCCCGACAGCAATGCCAATTATTAAATTTAGTTCAGCCAACAAAAGCGCTGTTTCAAATCGTATAATATCAAGGACTTGGATTAGCACAATAACGACAAACCCCACCAATACAGTTTTAAAAATATTGGATATTCGCTTTGTTATAACTGGCTTAGGTATTTGTCTTCTCAATAATTTACTAAACAAATAAATATCCAAGACAACAAACAATCCAATCGGAATTAAGGAAACAGGACTAATAAAAATAAGTACTATTTTCAAAATAATCTGAGTTAACAATAACTTTTCGACTCCGGAACTACTTTTCAATAATATTTTAAATTTATCGAGCCTATACTCTTTCTCCTGTACCCGATACATCCAAACCACCAATTGCAGAAAAGCCTGTGGAAACCAGATTGCTAAAACTATTAGTTTGAAAGTATTATCCATATTTTTTTCTAAATATTTACAACAGATCTTAAGGTCATATTAAATAGTATAATTCGGGGTTAACAAAATCCTTCTTAACCCCCTCTTTAAACACGCTTAAAAGTAATTTCAACAGAAAAGTTTGCCTTCGTGGCAAATTAGCCTTCTCCAATCTTACTCTAAACAAGCTTTCATAAACTTGAGACCAAGCGTTTATTAATATCCAACGTTAAGTATAAAATTCCTTTCATTGGCGCAAATTATTTAAAATAGTTGTCAATTTTACAGGCAATACTTTTTGATAAATTGTAAGGCAATTTATGACCTTGGTTTTTATAAATAAACATCTGTGAATAAGCGCTATTGCGTTTAATAAATCTTGCGTCACCAATGGGCGTCATTTTGTCTTCCAAACCCCACAGAATCAAGATAGGTACTTTAACTTTGTGTATTACTTTTCGCAAATCTTCATTGATTACATTTTGAAATGTTTTTTTCATAGTAAATCCCAATTTTTCATAATCGTGTTCGCGTGCCACTTTATACAAACCCTTGCGAAACATTTTAGAAAAAATCGGAATGACTAAAAATATCTTTCCTGCTTTCGCGGCGATAAAAAATACCATGCGCTTAACCTTACTTGCCCTGGAAAAACCTCCGCTCGCGCATAGTACCAAACCTGAAACACGGTTACTTCGCAAACCCATCTTTACAGCGATGCGCCCGCCAAACGAGTGACCAAAAACGATATATTTATCATTATCAAAATGCTTGACGGCAATCTTTGTTACATACGTCGAATAGCGATCTAAATCCCATACGCTTGTTACGGGTTTTTCAAATCCCGCCAGTTTGGGAATCACTACCTTCCACCCCAGATGCACCAATTCTTTTTCAAGCGGTTTTAGCTTTTTAGAACTTGCTCCCCAACCATGCAGAAGAATGATGTTTTTAGAAGCCATATATATATTCTACATTTAAAGTGAAATTTTTTGCACTTTTTTCAACTTTTCTTTCAAAAACCAACTTGCAACATTTACAAAGTTGTCAGTTAAATCCGTAACAAAGTATTCGTGAAAAGGTTGACGGGAATTATTTTGCATGTTTTTGTCTTTCAATACTTGCCCGAGTGAAATTGCCACCGTCTTTCCTGCATCCAGTAAACTCACATCTTTCCCCATGTAATTACGAATTTTATTTGCCAACATGGGGTAATGCGTACAACCTAAAACAAGGGTGTCTACTTTATTTCTTCTCATATCACTTAGGTAATTATCTATTAGCATATCTATTAACTTACCCTTAACGATACCTTCCTCAATAAACGGTACAAACAAGGGACACTCTTTCTCAATAACTAGTGCGTGTGGATTAATTTTTTTTATACCGTTTGTGTAAGCATGACTATTTACTGTACCGCGCGTTGCAATTACACCGATTTTTTTTATGTTGACAAGCGACATCATGCACGATGATACGACATCCAAAACCGGAATTGTCATACTTTGCCGTACTTCGTTGGCAGCCCAAGAAGATGCGGTATTGCAGGCAATAACTACACACTTAACGTTCTTTCCTACCAAAAATTGCGCATCCTGTTTGGCAAATTTAACAACCACTTCTTTACTCCGGGTACCATACGGAACTCTGGCCGTATCGCCCAGATAGACTATGCTTTCGTTGGGTAATAGTGCGCGAATCTGAGAAACTACGGTTAAACCACCGAGTCCCGAATCAAATACACCAATGGGTCTTGTGTCCATATTTTTTAGTACTCATTGAAGCCTTTCAACACATGCTTTGAATAAAGCACCCCTTTGTTTGTAGCTTGTGAACATATCAAAACTTGCGGCACCCGGCGACAATAAAACCACTCCACCAGATTTCGTAACTTGTCTTGCTTTATCAACTATTATTTTCATATCGGTTTTTCCTAGATTATCAACATTTACTTTTATATTTTCCTTTGTAATTAATGTCATTAGTTTTTGAGAAATCTGGCCAATGAGCAATATATTTTTTACACTACTTAACTTAATCTGTTTAATCATTTCTTCATAATTTAACAATTTATCATAACCGCCCAGTATCAACGTAATCGGTTCCGTAAACGACTTAATCGCTGCAATAACCGGATCGGGTCCGGTGGAAAATGAATCATTGTAATATTTAATTCCGCCAACTTCACGGACAAGTTCCAATCTATGTTCCAGTCCGCGGAAAGAAAAAACAGCCGCTTTGATTGCATCACTTTTTATATTAAGTACTTTTGCGACTGTAAGTGCGGCAAGAACATTTTCCCAATTATGTTTCCCTCTTAACAGCAAATCTGCCGTGTTGCCAAGAACGGTTTTTGTGTTGTTTAAATTAGTAATCAGCATATTGTCGTCAACATAGCTTCCCTCAACACTGTTTTTTATACTGAAAGCATATTTTTTACCCTTGCCAATTTTGGAAAAACTTTTGGGTACTTCGTAATCGTTATTAATCACTGCATAATCTTTGTCATTCTGGAATTTAACGATATTCTTTTTGGCTGCACGATACTCATTAATACTTGCATGCCAGTCTAAGTGATCTGCTGTAATATTTAAGATAACCGCAATATGTGGGCTTTTATCAAGATCCATAAGCTGAAAAGATGAAAGCTCGAGAACAACTATGGAATTCCTGTTAAGTTTGGGCAGTAATGACAAAAATGGAATCCCGATATTTCCGGCTAAATGAACATCGCAACCGGCAGTTTTTAAAATTTCGTAAATCAAGGTACTCGTTGTCCCCTTTCCCTTGGTGCCTGTCACACCTATAATTTTACAAGGGGATTTTTCAAAAAATAGTTTTACCGCCGAGGAAACCATAACACCTTGTTTTACTGCATGTATAATTTCGTCTCTCAAGGGATATACTCCCGGTGACCGAAATATGAAGTTGTACTGCGACAGATCACTTGTAAACGCTTTTTTTCCAAAGATATATTTGACCGACTTTTTGATTGTTGGTGGAATAGTAATATTATCCTCTTCTTTCTCATCAAGAATTGTAATCTCGGTTTTGAAATTCTGTAAGTATAATGCCAGATCAACACCTTCGACACCCAAACCCAGAATGGCAATTTTTTTATTAGTGTATTTTGTTTCCATATCCTAAATTTGTGACAATTTATGTCTCATTAGGTTGTCAGCCTTAGTTAACTGATCGGGAGTATTTATACCACACCACTGAGATGAATCCTTAATTGCATATACCAAAACCTTACGTGATTGTTTTATGGCAAGTTCAATAAAATCAGTCAACAAATATTCCTGTTGCACATTGTTATTTTTTATTTTACCGAAATTTTCCATAAACCAAGCGCGATCAAAAAGATACACCCCATCATTTACTTCGCTAATCTTTTTTTCCTCGTCGGTTGCATCTTTCTCTTCAACGATTTTTACAAAGTTATCTTTTTCGTCTCTTACAATCCGGCCAAATCCGAAAGGATTATCTAAAACCAAACTAATTAAAGTAATTGTTGCCTTACTGTCACTATGCATTTTTATCAATTTCCTGTATGTTTCTTTGGTGTAAAAAGCATTGTCATCGCCATACATTACCAAAACATTTCTGTTCTTTGACTCACCCACTCCACAAAATGCCGCATGGCCGGTTCCCAATTGCCGGTCTTGCTCAACGTAACGAAGCGAATTACCAAAATATGTGTGTATTACATCTAGCCTATAACCAACGACTGCAATAATATCCACTACTCCAATCCGCCGCAAGTTATCGATAGGATAGGTTAACATTGGTTTACCTGCTAACTTATGCATTACTTTGGGTGTTTGCGATTTTAGTCTACTGCCTTTTCCGGCAGCAAGAATTACAGCATCTAGTAGCAATTTGTTAGTCAATATATCTTTCACAAATTCCCTGTCGTTCCAGGGATGCTCCACATTATCATAAGCCATCGACATTTCATGACCTTTCCCGCATATCACGACAGTGTCACCTTTTTTAGCAAGTTTTTTTATCGCATAATAAATCGCCTCACCTCTTTCGGGCATTGTCAAATATGCGTGTTTCTCAAGTTTATTAATGTCTTCGACAGATAAATCAGTTGCATTTACCGTATCACTTCCTACTCCTGACAACATATCCTTGAATATACTAAACACATCTTCTTTGCGCGGATCCTCTGCCGTAAACACTGCAATATCAGCAAGTCTTGTTGCAACTTCGGCCATCATTGGACGCTTTGTTAAGTCTCTTTGGCTTGCACATCCAAACACACATATCACTCGGCCTTGGGACTCACTCTTAAGTTGTCGTAAAACATTTTCCAGTGAGTTCGGAGTATGTGCGAAATCAACATATATTTTTAGGTGTAAATCATTGTTGATTTCTTCTCGCCTTCCTTCCAATTGAGGGAATGATGATAGTGCGGTGTTTATTACTTTATCGGAAATAGTATAGTGTTTTGCCACACTAATTGCCGCAAGAGCATTAGAAATATTGTAGCTACCTGCCATTGATAACTTGACTTTAAATTTTGAAGCTTTAGTTTTGACTTCAAATGTAGGTATATTTTTTGTGTGAGTTATATTTGACGCATACACATCTGCTGATTTATCGATGATAGAGTACGAAATTATTTGAGATTTGTTTTCTCTTCTTTGGGATAAGAAATTATACGCACTGTCATCTTTATTGAGAACTATCGTGTTTCCCGCTTCAAAAAGCATCGCTTTCGCGTTCAAATAATTTTCAAAAGTTTTATGATAATCAAGATGTTCGTGAGTTATGTTTGTCAAAACACTTACATCAAAATCAACCCCAATAACCCGACCTTGATCTAAACCATGTGAAGTTACTTCGATGACTGCATATGTGCAACCGTTTGCAACCATGCGAGAAAGAAGTTTTTGTAAATCAATTGAATCGGGATTTGTAACATGTAGCCCGGTGTCAATTGCTTCATTACCGATTTTTGCCGAAATCGTACTAATCATACCCACATTCTCACCACTACTTTTTAGTATTTCGTAAATCATATTTACTGTAGTTGTTTTCCCGTCGGTACCAGTCACGCCAATAACTTTCATTTTTTCGCTTGGATTGTCAAACCACTGCGAAGCCAATAGACCAAGCGCTTCACGCGAATCGGCAACTTTCACATATGCAGTAAGTGAAGACCAGCTTTTGTCAGGTAGCTTTTCCCCGACAACACATGCCGCCCCCGAATCGATAGCTTTTTGTATATAATCATGTCCGTCGCAATTTAAACCTTTTATGGCAACAAACATATCACCTTTTTTCACTTTTCTACTGTCTTGAGTAATTCCCGAAATAAGGACATCCTTTCCCATAAATTGATAATTCGGAAGGCACTTAAGTAGTGTCAGTAGTTTATTTTTCATGTCAAAGGAATTGTACTTCGGGCTCAAGGAGGACATTAAATTTATCATAAACATCTAACGATATTTTTTGAGCTAACTCTTTAATTTCTTTTGCAGTTCCCAATTTGTCGGGATTAGTTAATACAAGAGCATGCTTTGTTGAAACAGCAACATTTTTGTATTTTTTTCCCTTCCAGCCTGCTTTGTCAATCAGCCAACCCGCCGATAATTTAACTGTTGTAGCAGTGTTGGGAAAATTTGGAATATCAGGATGCAAAGTTAATAGTTTTTTCAAAACCGTTTTTTTAACAATCGGATTTTTAAAAAAAGACCCACTGTTACAAACTATTTTCGGATTCTCAAGTTTTTCCGAACGAATAGCCAAAACAGCACACCTAACTTGAGAAAGGGTTGGATTAACAATATTTTTTGCTTCCAAATAACCTGTCAGGGATTGATATTTAATTTTCGGGACATTGATTTTTTTAAGTCTCAGAGTTACTTGATAAACGATATAGCGTCCCTTATTCCCTTTTCTTTTAAAAACACTATCCCGATAACCAAACTGGCATTCCTTTTTTGAAAAACGTTTAAATTTACCCAATTTAGTGTCGTATGCTGTTAGCGAAACGAAGGTCTCTTTAATTTCCTGTCCATATGCTCCGATATTTTGTATAGGTGCAGCACCGGTAGTCCCCGGTATTCCCGATAAGCACTCAATTCCTTGATATCCCTTCTTAACCATTTCCCCAACCAATTCTTCCCAATTTTTACCAGCTCCGACCGTCACCAAAACACTGCTTTTTCTAAGTTTAATTTCTACATCCTTGTTCGTTAAACTTACAACAACTCCATCTATTCCATCATCGTTAATTAGTACATTGCTACCACCACCCAATGCGACTACTTGGAGTTTATTTTCCTTGGCAAATTTGCAAATTTCTACCAATTCTGATTTAGTAGTCGCTTGTGCAAAATATTTCGCATTTCCGCCAATACTAAAAGTCGTACGATTTTTAAGGGACACTGATTCTCTAATATTTTTCATTATATTTTTACTTTCCCCGCAACACTTCTTTAGCCAACTGATAACTTTTCCCTGCGCCCATTACAATCACAACATCTCCTTTTCGGGCTTTACCAATTATATAGTTTTTTATTTCATCAAATGAATCAATCGCGACAGCATTGTTGTGATTACATACTTTCACGATGGATTTATTACTTACACCAAAAGTTTTAGTGTCACGAGATTTGTATATTGGTGCAACAACCACGATATCGGCATCACTAAAGGCATCCTTGTAAGAAACAAGTAACCTTGCCGTTCGTGAAAAGGTATGAGGTTCAAAAACACACAGAATTCTTTCTTTTGGGTGTTTTTGCTTTATGGCTGAAAGAGTTGCCTTAACAGCCGTAGGATGATGGGCATAATCATCATATATTTTAATCGATTTTGTTTCACCGATTAATTGCAGTCGTCTTTGGGTACCGGGAAATGTTCTCAGTGTTTTTTCAATCAGTGCATCGGGGATATTATCGTGTTTGGCAAGACATATTAATCCCAATGCATTGGAGACATTGTGGATCCCATACATATTTAGATTGAAAGTGTGGCTATACTTGGTTTTCTCATTTTTGACACTAAATTTAACCCCCTTGGAATTCATGGATACTATTTTCGCCGTGAATGAATTGGCAAGTTTTACAAGTGGTTTTTCCGATATTGTATAACCCATGATATTCAAATTATCTTTTTTCTCTTTGCTTAATGTTTTTACCAACTTGTTTATTCCCTTGGAGTCTTGATTGAGGATAAGTAATTTGTTTCCTTCGAGTTTATTTAGTAATTTGCGAAAAGTATTTATGACATGATCTTCGTCTCGAAAATAGTCGGGGTGGTCGTATTCGATATTATTTATAATAAGTGTATCCGGCTTGTAGTTTAAAAAATTTCCATAAAACTCATCAGCTTCTAATATAAAAATATTGCTTTTTCCATAATGGAAATTAGCTCCCCATGGAGTAAAGTTCGCACCAACAATTACCGACGGATCCAGTTTCGCTTTCTCATATAAAAATCCGACAAGTGTCGTAACTGTCGACTTTCCGTGTGTTCCCGAAATACACATCACCCTTTTATTTTTAAGCAAATATCTTCCGGTAAACTGCTGCCAAGTTAGCAATGTCTTTTTTCTCCCCGCAAGAACTTCCGGGTGTTTTTTATTTGAAAATAACACTGAAGGAGAGACCGCAAGTACGTTAGCATTTACAATGTGCCGGGGATCATGGCCGAAACTAACCGGAATACCCATTTTTTTCACTTTCAGTAAATACGGGCTATCTGCCAATTCATCACATCCATCTACCTCAAATCCTTGTTTTTTTGCAATAATTGCAGCGGCACTCATTCCACTTCCTCCAATTCCCATAAAATGAATTTTATTTTTTATCATGAAGTTATCGCTTTGTTTCGGTCAGGACTTCGATTTTAGCACCAAGCTTTTTCAAATTTTCGGCAAAGTAAGGATGGCCGCGATATAGAGCATCCGCATCGAGAATTAACGTTTCACCATCGGCAACCATACCCGCAATAACAAGAGCAACCACGGCGCGAATAATGTAGGGAGCTTCCAATGTACCACCAACTAACTTCTTTCCTCCGACTACTACCACCCGATGTGGATCACACATAATTACTTCTGCTCCCAATTTAATTAATTCGCTCGTCCAAAACAAACCCGCCTCGTACATCCAATTATGAAAAATCATATATCCATCCGGGGCGATAAGCGCAAGCGGTATCATCATGGGCAATAAATCAACGGGAAACCCGGGCCAAGGTTGCGCTCGCACGATATTGGTTTTCTTTTTGAAAGAACCTGTAAATTTAATGTGCTGTTTGGCTTCTACAATGGCGGCATTATCTTTAAAAACAATATTAATATTAAATTTGGAAAACTCATAAGCAATTTGTGAATATAGACTTGGGTCGAC is a window from the Candidatus Woesebacteria bacterium genome containing:
- the murD gene encoding UDP-N-acetylmuramoyl-L-alanine--D-glutamate ligase, with product METKYTNKKIAILGLGVEGVDLALYLQNFKTEITILDEKEEDNITIPPTIKKSVKYIFGKKAFTSDLSQYNFIFRSPGVYPLRDEIIHAVKQGVMVSSAVKLFFEKSPCKIIGVTGTKGKGTTSTLIYEILKTAGCDVHLAGNIGIPFLSLLPKLNRNSIVVLELSSFQLMDLDKSPHIAVILNITADHLDWHASINEYRAAKKNIVKFQNDKDYAVINNDYEVPKSFSKIGKGKKYAFSIKNSVEGSYVDDNMLITNLNNTKTVLGNTADLLLRGKHNWENVLAALTVAKVLNIKSDAIKAAVFSFRGLEHRLELVREVGGIKYYNDSFSTGPDPVIAAIKSFTEPITLILGGYDKLLNYEEMIKQIKLSSVKNILLIGQISQKLMTLITKENIKVNVDNLGKTDMKIIVDKARQVTKSGGVVLLSPGAASFDMFTSYKQRGALFKACVERLQ
- a CDS encoding alpha/beta hydrolase, with translation MASKNIILLHGWGASSKKLKPLEKELVHLGWKVVIPKLAGFEKPVTSVWDLDRYSTYVTKIAVKHFDNDKYIVFGHSFGGRIAVKMGLRSNRVSGLVLCASGGFSRASKVKRMVFFIAAKAGKIFLVIPIFSKMFRKGLYKVAREHDYEKLGFTMKKTFQNVINEDLRKVIHKVKVPILILWGLEDKMTPIGDARFIKRNSAYSQMFIYKNQGHKLPYNLSKSIACKIDNYFK
- a CDS encoding UDP-N-acetylmuramoyl-tripeptide--D-alanyl-D-alanine ligase — its product is MDNTFKLIVLAIWFPQAFLQLVVWMYRVQEKEYRLDKFKILLKSSSGVEKLLLTQIILKIVLIFISPVSLIPIGLFVVLDIYLFSKLLRRQIPKPVITKRISNIFKTVLVGFVVIVLIQVLDIIRFETALLLAELNLIIGIAVGVIVTKPLVEKAKKEDVHKARTKLAKIKPKVIGITGSYGKTTTKEFLCHLLEDSFVVEKTYKNQNNEFGVARKILSDFSEQTQVFIAEMGAYKIGEIAAIADFTHPSIGVITGIEEQHLELFGSLENIKTAKYELIDALPDKGMAVFNTSNTICEELAQRAEKHKKLDVYRYKVGSGKSTKKCAVAKITKNKRDGISFEISLAGVIRKLHTNITDEHFIENLTGAILIARLLGVSWKAIEKACLTMITQTGTMTKNIFKSHAVAIDDTYNSTPKGFEAAVKSLSKYTGVKIVVTPGIIELANASHTVHRNLGLLIEKSADILVLTNADYINDFKNSFEEKPEKLLITTNPDEIIGIIDRLNQKDSVFLFEGRLPAKVTKHIQSLYT
- a CDS encoding peptidoglycan bridge formation glycyltransferase FemA/FemB family protein — translated: MHYEVKEIQSKEIWEEFVLCQNPKSFLQSWNWGESHRVMGDKIFRFGYYNKSKLVGTCLVIKQKARRGPHFLIPGGPLIDWHNKQLVASFLGHIKKLARDEKVWFVRVRPELEDSPVNRKLFTSLGFIFAPMHLHAENTWILDTTKTSEDILAGMRKNTRYIVKKSTGFGLTITDTLDEKSTQILSNLQKETVERHGFVGFSDRLFKAQLATFGKDNQARLYIVWKKKVPLVAAIIIYYGNYGYYHHSGSTTKFQQIPSSYFLQWNVIQEVKKRNLKGYNFWGIAPLGRKKHRFAGVTTFKTGFGGERIDWLHAHDLPVSRNYYLTFVFETARKLLRGL
- a CDS encoding glutamate racemase, which produces MDTRPIGVFDSGLGGLTVVSQIRALLPNESIVYLGDTARVPYGTRSKEVVVKFAKQDAQFLVGKNVKCVVIACNTASSWAANEVRQSMTIPVLDVVSSCMMSLVNIKKIGVIATRGTVNSHAYTNGIKKINPHALVIEKECPLFVPFIEEGIVKGKLIDMLIDNYLSDMRRNKVDTLVLGCTHYPMLANKIRNYMGKDVSLLDAGKTVAISLGQVLKDKNMQNNSRQPFHEYFVTDLTDNFVNVASWFLKEKLKKVQKISL
- a CDS encoding aminotransferase class I/II-fold pyridoxal phosphate-dependent enzyme, yielding MKPIFISLSPNTQKDDLAIALKTLFNPFNWLEKNIKNLESQFEKRFGKDYRAYAVNSGRSAEYVILKSLGIKKGDEVLVQAFTCIAVPNSIKWLKAKPVFVDIDDTFNLDPVDLDKKITKKTKAIIVQHTFGIPARIDIIKNIAQKHNIFLIEDCAHSLGAKFKHQPLGTYSDAAFFSFGRDKIVSSVFGGMILTKNVKLGSAISHNIDTLKKSTIFFAVQQLLHPILFNLVILPLYHFGVGKVSVGKILLFVFQKAKILSKPVYRQELHTQQIDLFPRKMSTPLATLASRQFAKLDNFNAHRMTIANMYFDNLKMKKVTLPPKNTEAIWLRFPILVDDPKRILEIAKEKKILLGNWYTNIIDPKCDLENVGYRLGDCPHAEYLSKRVVNLPTYPNLDEKQVHQVISLIKHALRS
- a CDS encoding UDP-N-acetylmuramoyl-L-alanyl-D-glutamate--2,6-diaminopimelate ligase, with product MKNKLLTLLKCLPNYQFMGKDVLISGITQDSRKVKKGDMFVAIKGLNCDGHDYIQKAIDSGAACVVGEKLPDKSWSSLTAYVKVADSREALGLLASQWFDNPSEKMKVIGVTGTDGKTTTVNMIYEILKSSGENVGMISTISAKIGNEAIDTGLHVTNPDSIDLQKLLSRMVANGCTYAVIEVTSHGLDQGRVIGVDFDVSVLTNITHEHLDYHKTFENYLNAKAMLFEAGNTIVLNKDDSAYNFLSQRRENKSQIISYSIIDKSADVYASNITHTKNIPTFEVKTKASKFKVKLSMAGSYNISNALAAISVAKHYTISDKVINTALSSFPQLEGRREEINNDLHLKIYVDFAHTPNSLENVLRQLKSESQGRVICVFGCASQRDLTKRPMMAEVATRLADIAVFTAEDPRKEDVFSIFKDMLSGVGSDTVNATDLSVEDINKLEKHAYLTMPERGEAIYYAIKKLAKKGDTVVICGKGHEMSMAYDNVEHPWNDREFVKDILTNKLLLDAVILAAGKGSRLKSQTPKVMHKLAGKPMLTYPIDNLRRIGVVDIIAVVGYRLDVIHTYFGNSLRYVEQDRQLGTGHAAFCGVGESKNRNVLVMYGDDNAFYTKETYRKLIKMHSDSKATITLISLVLDNPFGFGRIVRDEKDNFVKIVEEKDATDEEKKISEVNDGVYLFDRAWFMENFGKIKNNNVQQEYLLTDFIELAIKQSRKVLVYAIKDSSQWCGINTPDQLTKADNLMRHKLSQI